The following DNA comes from Mycobacterium sp. MS1601.
GTGCGCTTCGGCGATCTCACCGTCGTTGAACGCAAACGGTTCGTCGGGATCGCCGACAGCGTGGAATCCCACCATCAACGACCGCGGAAACGGCCACGGCTGGCTGCCCAGGTAGCGCACGTCGTGCACCGTCAGGCCGACCTCTTCGGCGATCTCGCGGCGCACACACGTCTCGAACGACTCGCCGGCCTCCACAAATCCGGCCAGCAGCGAGAACATCCGGTCCGGCCACACCGTCTGGCGGGCCAGCACCACCCGGTCACCGCCGTCGTGGACCAGGCAGATCACCGCAGGATCGATCCGCGGGAACTCCTCGTGCCCGGTGACGCTGTTGACCCGTGACCACCCGGCTTTGACGGGTGTGGTGGGCGCCCCGTCCACGGAGCTGAACCGGGCACTGTCATGCCAGTTCAGCAGCGCCGTGGCCGAGGCCACCAGCTGCGAACTCACGTCGTCGAAAACCGTTCCGGCACGACGCAAATCGAGGACATGGGAGTCAGCTCCGTCCTGCGGCGGCTCCAACGTCGCGCGGATGGCCCAGACGTGCCTGCCGCCGTCGATCCGACCGAGGAACACCGCGTCGGCCGGCGGCTTGTCACCCAGCCCTGCGGTGGTGCCCAGCACCACGTGCCCGTTGGAGATCAGCACCTGACCCCGGCTGTCGACGCGCAGTACGGCGGCATCGGCCCACCCCGCGATGGCGGCGTCGATATCGGTGCGGAGCTGATCGGAGCGGTCGGCGCCGACCCGGGACAGCAGCGGTACGTTTCGGAGTTGGAAGTCAACCACGGTCATCCTCCGCGCTGCGCACGTAAAGCAGGCGGTCGGTGGCCTCCACGGCATCCACTTCGGGATCGCTGACCTGTTTGAGCTGCCCGTCGCGCACCACACCCAACACGATGTCCTTCAGGTGACGCGGGGACCCGCCGACCTCCTTGGGCTCGACCTCACGTTCGGCGATCGCGAAGCCGGCGTCGGGGGTCAGGAGGTCCTCGATGAGCTCCACCACACTCGGCGTCTGAGTTGCGATCCCCAGTAGTCGGCCCGCCGTCTCCGAGGACACCACCACCGAGTCGGCACCGGATTGCCGCAGCAGGTGCTGGTTCTCCGACTCCCGGATCGAGGCGATGATCTTGGCATTGGGCGCCAGCTCTCGGGCGGTCAGCGTGACCAGCACGGCGGTGGGGTCGCTGTTGGTGGCCACGATGATGGCCGCGGCGTGCTGGGCCCCGGCCAGCCGCAGCACGTCCGAGCGGTTGGCGTCGCCGCGGACGGTGACCAGACCCGCCTGGCTGGCGCGGTCCAGGGAGGCCTGGTCGGTGTCGACGACAACGATCTCGCCGGGTTTCACGTTGTCCCCGACCATCGCGGCAACGGCGGTTTTACCCTTCGTGCCGTAGCCGATGACGATGGTGTGGTTACGCACGGAGTTCCTCCAACGCTGGATCTTGAGGGCTTGGCGCGAGGCCGCAGTGAGCGTTTCGACCGTGGTACCGATGAGCACGATCAGGAACGCCACCCGCAGCGGGGTGATGACCAGGACGTTGACCAGCCGGGCGGTCTCGGTGACCGGGGTGATGTCACCGTAACCGGTGGTCGACAGCGACACCGTGGCGTAGTACAGGCAGTCCAGGAACGACAGCCCTCCCGGAACCGGCGCACTCTCGATGTCGCGATAGCCGTCGCGGTCGAGGTAGACGATCAGCACCGCCGCAAACAGCGCGCCCAAGGCGTAGAACACCCGCATGAAGATCCTGCGGGCCGGGCTGACGAAGTTCTCCGGGATGTGCAGGTACTCGACCAGCGCCGCATCGGGTTTCGCGGTCAGTGCCTCATCGAGACGGCGAAGCCGGCGCCGCAGCCTATTCTTGGCCACAGTGCTCGCTTAGCTGATCCGGACCAGAATCCGGCTCTTCCCTCGGGTCATCCCGGCGCACGACATCATGTAACCATGAAGCTGGAGACATCATGACGTCGAACACCCCCACCGCTGCCGACAAGCGTGCCTACACAATGGCCGCCGGACTCACCGGGATCGGCATCCTGCACTTTGCGGCGCCCAAGCCGTTCGACGGGATCGTTCCCGCCGAGCTGCCTGGCAGCCCACGGTTCTACACGTACGCCTCCGGGGTGGCCGAGCTGGGCACCGCGGCGCTGCTGGTGCCCGCAAAGACCAGACGGCTCGGTGCGTTGGCTGCGGTGTTGCTGTATCTCGGCGTGTTCCCCGGCAACGTCAACATGGTGCGGCTGTGGTGGGACAAGCCGTGGCCGATGCGGCTGGTGGCCCTGGCGCGGCTGCCGATGCAGATCCCGATGATCACGCAGGCGCTGAAGATCCGACGGGAATCCTGACCTACGCGTCTTGACCCACGAGCTCGGCGAGCATGGCCGCATCGGGTAACACCTCCGGTGTGACGGTCTGCCCGCTGCGGACGTAGTGGAACACCGCACGAACCTCGGATTCGGCAACCCCGTACAGCGCCGCGGCCGCCAGCCGATAGACACCGAGCTGGACGGCGGCGTGCTTCTGCGCCTCCTGCCCCGCTGCGGGCACACCGGTTTTCCAGTCCAGCACGGTGATCCCGCCGTCCTTGTCGGAGAACACCGCATCGATGCGTCCCCGCACCACAACCTCACCGACCATCATCTCGAACGGCACCTCGACATCGGTCGGCGTGCGAGACGCCCACGGTGACGCCATGAACGACGCTTGCAGGTCGGCCAGTTCGTCGGCCTCGGCCGCGGCCAACTCCGCGTCCACCGCGCCCGGCAGATCGGCGAGGTCGAACAGACGCTCGGCCCCATAGAATCGCTGCACCCAGTCGTGGAATGCGGTGCCCAACAACGCAAACGGGTCAGGGCGAACCGGCATTCTGCGATGAAACCGGCGGACTGCCGCCGCCCGGTCGCGACCCAACTCCACCAGGTTGCTGACAGACAGTTGCCCGGGCAACACCGTGCTGGGTTGCCACGGCGTGCGCTCGCGTTCGGCCAGGAGTGCGTCGACATCGGCAGACCACTCGTTGTCTCCCGCGGGTGCGCCGGCACTCATCGCGGCCTGCACCAGCGCCGCGCCGCTCTCGATGTCCGTGCGGTGATCCGCCGCCGGATCAACCGGCCACAGCGCCTCGATCACGGTGTCTCGCAACGGGTTCGACTCGCCCTCGGCGGGTTCTGCCGCCCAGTGCTCGACCACCCCGCAGGGCCGGCCTTCTGCTGCTGCGGTGTCGATGATGTCCTTCAGTTCGATCAGGAACTCCGATGGGCCGCGCGGCTTGCTTTCGGTGGCACCCCAGTGGTGCCCAGACAGCAGCAGCGTGTCCTCGGCGCGAGTGATGGCGACGTAGAGCAGCCTGCGCTCTTCGTCCACCCGACGCTGGTCGAGCTGGCTGCGGTGCGCGGTAACGGTGTCGGACAGCTGCTTTCGATTGGTGACCGCCGACGTGTCCAGAACCGGCACCCCGTGGTCACCCAAACCGGCCCGGTCACCGCGCAGCAGCGGTGGCAACTCGCCGGCATCGGTGAGCCAGGTGCTGCGCGCCGCGGTGGACGGGAACACCCGCCCCGCCAGGTGCGGGACGGCGACGACCTGCCATTCCAGCCCCTTGGCGGCATGCACGGTGAGAATCTGCACGCGGTCACTGGCCACCGTGAGCTCCGCCGGCGCCAACCCGTTCTCGACCTCCCGGGCGGCGTCCAGATACGCCAGCAATCCCGCGATGTCGTTGCCAGCGCCGGTGGCGCCGCGGGCAGCGTACGCATCGACGACATCGGCGAAGGCGTCGAGTTGTTCACTGCCGGTCCGGCCGTCAGCGCCAGTGGGGACGGCCATGGCCTCGACGTCGATCCCGGAGACCCGGCGGACCTCGGCCACCAGATCCGACACCGAGTAGCCGAGGTGGGCGCGCAGCGTGGTCAATTCCTCACCGAGCGCGGTGATCCGCCGATACCCAGCCTGCGAATACGCTTCGGCCGCGCCCGGATCACAGATGGCGTCGGCCAGGCATGCGGTGTCGGCATCCGGAGCCAACTGCGCGACGATCTCGCCCACGTCGGGGGTGCCGGGCACCGGTGTCACCACCAGCTGGCGGGCGCGGCGCCACAGCGCGGCGATATCGGCGCCACCCAGCCGCCACCGGGGCCCGGTCAGCACCCGCATGGCAGCGGCACCGGACGCCGGGTCGGCCACCAACCGCAGCATCGCCACCACATCGGCAACCTCTTCGACGGCCAACAGTCCGGCGAGACCGACCACCTCGACGGGGACCCCGCGGGCCCGCAGCGCGACAGCCATGGGCGCGGCATCGGCGTTGCGACGCACCAGGACTGCCGCGGTGGGTGGCGGCGCACCCGCGTCCGCGGCCTCCCGGTACCGACCCGCGATGTGGTCGGCCACCCAGTCGCGTTCGGCTTCCACGTCGGACAGCAGTGCGCACCGCACCGTGCCCTCGTCGGCGTCCGGGCGGGCGCGCAACTCACGCACCGCCACCGACCGTTGCCGCGCCTCTTCGGAGATGGCGTTGGCAACTCGCAGCGTGCTGGGCGGATTACGCCAGCTGGTGCGCAGTTCGAGGGTGGGTGCCGGAGTGCCGTCGGCGTACGGGAAATCGGTGGTGAAGCGGGGCAGGTTGGTGGCCGAGGCACCGCGCCAGCCGTAGATGGACTGGATGGGGTCACCGACGGCGGTGAGCGCCAGACCGTCATCGGCGCCGCCGCCGAACAACCCGGACAGTGCCACTCGCTGGGCGTGGCCGGTGTCCTGGTACTCGTCGAGCAGCACGACCCGGAACCGTTGCCGCAACTGCTCGCCCACCTGGGGGTGCTCAGAGGCCAACCGAGCCGCTGCGGACATCTGCATGCCGAAGTCCATGGCCTTCTCGGCCCGCAGCCGCTGGTGCAATGCGTCGATCAGCGGAACCAATTCGGCGCGGTCGGTCTGGGCGGTGGACAGGCGCAGCAGCCACTGGCTGGGGCCGCGATCGCGTTGGTAGGGCGCAGCGGGCAAGGTGTGCACCAGCCGTTCCAGTTCGACGTGGGTGTCGCGCAGTTGATCCGTACTGACCAGGTGCTCGGCGAGTTGCCCGGACAACCGCAGCACCATCGCCGTGACGGCGGCCGGGGTCTTTGTGGTGTCGAGGTCACCCGGATAGCTGCACACCACGTCGTAGGCCAGTTGCCACAGTTCGGTCTCAGAGAGCAGTCTGCTGTCCGGCTCGACCGGCAGCAGCAACCCGTGCTCACGCAGCAGCGTCCCCGCAAACGCATGATAGGTGCTCACCGTGACCGGATCAGCGGATTCGATTGCCGCCAAACCTGTTCCGGCGAGCCGGCTCAGCCGCGAACGCACGCGGCGCAACAGCTGGCCCGCCGCCTTGCGGGTGAAGGTCAAGCCGAGTACCTGACCGGGGTGGGCGAACCCGTTGGCGACCAGCCACACCACCCTGGCGGCCATGGTCTCGGTTTTGCCCGCACCGGCTCCGGCGATGACCACCAGCGGGCCCGGCGCAGCCGAGATGACCGCGGCCTGCTCATCGGTGGGACGTGGAAGACCGAGGGCGGCAGCAAGTTCCGCCGGTTGGTAGCGCACTTCGACACTGGTCATGCTTGCTCCTTACCGACCTTGTGCGCCGGGCAGAACGGTTGTATGGGGCAGTGTCCACACCCGTCGTTGACCCGGGCGACGTACTGCGGGCCCGCTGTGGCCGCGGCCGCTGCCCGAACCTGTGCGCGCCACTGCTCGCGGGTCTGCGGTGCCATCGGGTCCTGCACACGTTCGGCGGCGCCGCCGGCGGTGGATTTACCGACGTACACCAGGCGTGCACCGCCGGGTGTCGCCTCGCCGGGGAGCACACCTTCGGCGATGGCCAGTTGGTACAACGCCATCTGCGCGTGCTTCTGCGCATCGTCCTTGCTGACCGGGGTCTTGCCGGTTTTCACGTCGACCACGACCAGCCGGCCCTCGGCGTCGCGTTCCAGCCGGTCGACGCGGCCACGGACCCGGACTCCCGGCCCGTCGTCGTCGGCGGCAGCCACGTCACCGTCGATGTCCACCTCGACGCCGACTTCGGTGAGCTCGCGGCGGGTCTGGCTGTGCCATTCGGTGAATGCGCCCAGCATCTCCCGGTGGCGCGCCAGTTCGTTGCGGGCGAACCACTGCGCCTCGAATGGCAGTTCCTGCCAGATGGCGTCGAGGTCGGCATTGAGCTGATTCTCGGTGCGTCCCGGCTGGGCGATCAACGCATGCACCAATGTTCCTATGGTGGACCGTAATTCGCGAGCATCGGCGCCACCGTGGCGTTCCAGCAGCCACCGCAGCGGGCAGTCCTGCAGGGTCTGCAGCGTCGACGGCGACAGTGTCACGGTGTGCTGGTCCCCGCTCCACAGCGGGTCACGGGTGCTCAGGGGTGTCATGGCGTACCAGCCGGCTGGGTCGGCACCGGGGACACCGGCCTTGGCCAGCCGCGCCAGCTGGGCCGCGGCGCCGGCGCGGGTGTGCTGGTCCACTGCCTCGGCGGGAGCACAAACCACAGCCCGCAACCGCCCCACCACCGCCGGTACGGACAGCACCGCAGGCGCCGCGACCGGTTCCAGCGTCACCTCGTCATCTCCCTTTGAGCTGGCGTATACGGCCAGCTCAGCGAAGAACGGTGACGGGATGGCCAGTCCGTCGGCGTCACTGCCCTCGCCTTCCACCGCGGTGACCACCAGCCGACGCCGGGCCCGGCCCGCGGCGGTGATGAGCAGGCGTCGTTCCTCGGCGACCAGCGGAGCGGTGACCGAGACGGCGTCACCGATGCCGTCGAGGGTGTCCAGCAGCCGCTGGGTGCCCAGAACGCCGCCGCGCGGAACGGTGTTGGGCCACAGCCCTTCCTGCAGGCCGGCGATGACCACCAGGTCCCACTCCCCGTCGATGGCCTGATGCGGGCTCACGATGCTGATGGCCTCGGGCGGTGCGACGGGCTCAGCCACCCGGACCGGCAGTCCGAGGCTGTCGACGTGGCGGACCAGACCCGCCACCGAGGCGCCCGCGGTGTGCGAGACGTAGGAATCGGTGACGGCGAACAGCTCGGTCACGTTGTCGAGGTCCGCCGAGGCACGCGCCCCGCCGGCCCCACCGCGTTCACTGAGCGTCAACAGCCGCCGCTGCAGGCCGGACCGGTGCCAGGCCTCCCACAGGACCGACCGCGGATCCTGCTGCTGCCCACCGGTAACCGCATCGAGCACCGAGCGGACGCGCCGCAGCGGCCGGGCATGCGCAGGCGCCAGCCCGTCCGGAATCCCGTCGCGCAGGGTCGCTGCCAGCAAGTCACCCACGGTGGAGAGCCCGGCGTTGTCGAATCGGCGGAGTGACCTGCGCAGCTGGCGCAGCGAGACCGGATCGACGCGGCCGATGGGCCCGGTGAGCAGAAGTTGAGCCTGTTCGCCGGTGAGTTCACCTGCACCAGCGGCCAGGGCCGTGAGCAGCGCTCGCACCACCGCATTGTCGGCCAGGGGTGCGCGGGTGGACGGCGGCGCCACCGGCACACCGGCCGCGGCCAGGATGCGGGGCAGGCCCGCCACCCGCGGCACCGACCGCACGACAACCGCCATCTGCGACCAGGGGATGCCGTCGAGTAGATGGGCACGACGCAGTACATCGGCGATGAGCGTGGCCTGCGCATGGTCGGATGCGGCCAGCAACGCGCTGACCGAACCTGGCTGCTCACCGCTGCCGTTGATGACGCGGGCCGGACCCGCACCCGGCAGGCGCGCAGCCAGACCGTTGACGGCGGTGGCCACCGCCGGGGAGCAGCGGTGACTGACCTGCAGCTCGATGGTGGGTGAGTCGCCGCCGAGCAACAGGGCCGGGTCGGCACCACGGAAGCCGAACACCGACTGATTGGGATCACCGGCGAGCACGGTGAGCTCGGCACCCGCCGACAGCGCCCGGACCAGGTGCGCAGCTTGGGGATCCAGGTGTTGGGCGTCGTCGACCAGCAGGGTGCCGATGCGGGCGTGTTCGGAGGTCAGCAGGTCCGGATCGGTGGCGAACGCCTCCAATGCCGCGCCCACCAGTTCAGCGGCACCGAGCGCCGGGACGGTGGCCTGCGGGGCGGCCATACCGACTGCCGAGCGCAGCAGCATCACCTGCTCGTACTGCTGGGCGAACCTGCCGGCGGCCGTCCACTCCGGGCGCCGCGCCGACCGTCCCAGCCGCTGCAGCTGCTGCGGGTCGATGCCACGTTCCGCGCAGCGCGCCAACAAGTCCCGCAACTCGGTGGCGAAGCCCGCCGTACCGAGTGCGGGGCGCAGCTGCTGCGGCCAGAACAGCGCACCGTCTTCGAGGTCACCCTCGAGCAGCTCTCGGATGATGCCGTCCTGCTCGGCGCTGGTGATCAGCCGCGGCGGCGGATCACCAGCGCGCTGAGCCGCCAGCCGCAAGACCGCGAAGGCATAGGCGTGCAAGGAGCGCACCAACGGCTGACGGACCACGCTGCGCTGCTCAGGATCGGCACTTGCGGACAGCAGAGCCGACGTGAGCTGGGCACGCAACCGGCCACCCGGGCGACCGGAACCGGTGAGCAACAGCACAGATTCGGTGTCCACCCCCGCAGAGATGCGTGCCACCGCGGTGTCCACCAGCAGGCTGCTCTTTCCCGTGCCTGCCCCACCGAGAACACGGACCACGCCCTGGCATTCCGGATGCAGCAGCGCCGACGCCGGGGCAGGCCAGCGACGGGTGAGGCCCTGGGCGGCGGAGGTGGATGCGGTCATGCGGGAATGACACCACGGGGGTCCGACAAGTCGGTGCGAGCTGGCACCATCATGGATGTGACCCGCCAACTCCATGTGCATCGATACGGACCGGACGGCCCGCCCCATGTCCTGGCCATCCACGGCCTGACCGGCCACGGCCGTCGATGGGAGCACCTGGCCACCCGTCACCTGCCGGAAGTGACGGTGCTGGCCCCTGACCTGCTCGGGCACGGCCGTTCATCCTGGGCCGCACCGTGGACCATCGACGAGAACGCCGCCGCCCTCGGCGGATTGCTCTCCGAACCCGTTGTGGTGGTGGGCCACTCGTTCGGCGGCGCCATCGCCCTGCACCTGGCCGCCACCCGTCCGGACGTGGTGGCCGGGCTGGTACTGCTGGATCCGGCGGTGGGTCTCGACGGTGAGTGGATGCGTGAGATCGCCGACGCCATGTTCGCCTCCCCCGACTACCCGGACCGCGCCGAGGCCCGCGCCGAGAAGCGCAACGGCTCCTGGGCCGACGTCGACGACGCCCAACTCGACAGCGAACTGGACGAACACCTACTCACGCTGCCGAACGGCCGGCTCGGCTGGCGCATCAGCGTGCCTGCAACAATGTCGTACTGGAGTGAGCTGGCCCGGCCGGCGTCGTTGCCGGACAAGCCGATTCCCACTGTGCTGGTGCGCGCCACCAGGACATCGCCGCCCTATGTGACCGATCAGCTGGTGGCGGGTCTGCGCCAGAGGCTCGGTGCGGCATTCGAACTGGTGGACATGGACTGTGATCACATGGTGTCGCAGGCCAAACCCGCGAAGACAGCCGCCGTCATCCGTCGGGTCCTGGAGAACTGAGCCGTGGCACCCATCACCGACGACCAGGTGGAGCGGGTGCGTGCGCTGGTGGCATCCATCCCGCCGGGCAAGGTGTCCACCTATGGTGACATCGCCTCAGCGGCAGAGCTTTCCAGCCCGCGCATCGTCGCATGGATCATGCGCACCGACTCCTCGGATCTGCCCTGGCACCGCGTGATCAGGAGCTCGGGTCGTCCGGCGCCGCACCTGGCCACCCGTCAGCTGGAGAGGTTGCGGGCCGAGGGTGTGCTGGCCGACGACGGCCGCATTCCGTTGCGTGAGGTCAGACACGTTTTCTGAGCCTTGCCGCCCGGCCGTCACCCCGGCTCCTTGGCAGCCGCGTCCTCGACCGGGCTAAACAGCCAGGCGCACCAGCGCGGCGGTACGCGCCAGGCCGGGAAACGCTGCCGCGGTGGACCTGGGGTGCAGAGCGTGAACCGCCAGTCGGAACATCAACGCCCGCAACAACATCTGCGGAAACTCCGGCAGGGCACTCCACCGTTCGATGAGACCGTCGTCGGCCTCACCCCAGGCCAGGGCGTCCACGACGGCGACACCGGCCGCCCACGACGTGGGCCGCCAATAGGGGGTGATGTCCGTGATACCAGGCGCGGCAGTGCCAGCGAACAGCACCGTGCCGAACAGGTCACCGTGCACCAGCTGATTCGGGCTTTTGGTCGGCTTGCGCAGGGCGGCGAGCTGATTGATCAGGTCGATCGAGCGTTGCCCGTCCGCCGATCCCGGCGACACCCGCGCACCGGCCGGCAACGAGTGCAGCGGGCGTTCCTCCCAGGCGGCGCGGTCAGCGGCGATGAAGACGTCGACGTCGCCCCACGGCGCGACCGGAGGCTGGGTCAGGAAGCGGGGACGTTCCAGCGTGGCTGTGGCTTCGTGGAGGCGGACGGCGGCCGAGATCACCTCGTCGTGGCGCGGTTCCGGCGTGCCGGCGACGTAGGTGTCACCACGCCAGCCGGCCACCACGTAGCGGCCGTCGGTGGAGCGCACCGGACGGGCCAGTCGCACCCCGTCGACAAACAGCGTCTCGCGAACCTTCGCCGACCATGCGGCCCGCGCGTGATCGGCCACCATGGACAGCACCACTTCGCCGCAGCGCCAGCCACCTTCCCACGTCGAACCCAGTGGCGCCGGTCTAGCTCCCCCGAGCCCGAAGGCCGCCAACACATGATCCGGCGGCACATCGACAGTCATGGGGCTCAGCCTATCGTCGCCACCCCGCCGAACTGGCCC
Coding sequences within:
- a CDS encoding alpha/beta fold hydrolase: MDVTRQLHVHRYGPDGPPHVLAIHGLTGHGRRWEHLATRHLPEVTVLAPDLLGHGRSSWAAPWTIDENAAALGGLLSEPVVVVGHSFGGAIALHLAATRPDVVAGLVLLDPAVGLDGEWMREIADAMFASPDYPDRAEARAEKRNGSWADVDDAQLDSELDEHLLTLPNGRLGWRISVPATMSYWSELARPASLPDKPIPTVLVRATRTSPPYVTDQLVAGLRQRLGAAFELVDMDCDHMVSQAKPAKTAAVIRRVLEN
- a CDS encoding DoxX family protein, which codes for MTSNTPTAADKRAYTMAAGLTGIGILHFAAPKPFDGIVPAELPGSPRFYTYASGVAELGTAALLVPAKTRRLGALAAVLLYLGVFPGNVNMVRLWWDKPWPMRLVALARLPMQIPMITQALKIRRES
- a CDS encoding MGMT family protein; its protein translation is MAPITDDQVERVRALVASIPPGKVSTYGDIASAAELSSPRIVAWIMRTDSSDLPWHRVIRSSGRPAPHLATRQLERLRAEGVLADDGRIPLREVRHVF
- a CDS encoding potassium channel family protein — its product is MAKNRLRRRLRRLDEALTAKPDAALVEYLHIPENFVSPARRIFMRVFYALGALFAAVLIVYLDRDGYRDIESAPVPGGLSFLDCLYYATVSLSTTGYGDITPVTETARLVNVLVITPLRVAFLIVLIGTTVETLTAASRQALKIQRWRNSVRNHTIVIGYGTKGKTAVAAMVGDNVKPGEIVVVDTDQASLDRASQAGLVTVRGDANRSDVLRLAGAQHAAAIIVATNSDPTAVLVTLTARELAPNAKIIASIRESENQHLLRQSGADSVVVSSETAGRLLGIATQTPSVVELIEDLLTPDAGFAIAEREVEPKEVGGSPRHLKDIVLGVVRDGQLKQVSDPEVDAVEATDRLLYVRSAEDDRG
- a CDS encoding TIGR02569 family protein, which translates into the protein MTVDVPPDHVLAAFGLGGARPAPLGSTWEGGWRCGEVVLSMVADHARAAWSAKVRETLFVDGVRLARPVRSTDGRYVVAGWRGDTYVAGTPEPRHDEVISAAVRLHEATATLERPRFLTQPPVAPWGDVDVFIAADRAAWEERPLHSLPAGARVSPGSADGQRSIDLINQLAALRKPTKSPNQLVHGDLFGTVLFAGTAAPGITDITPYWRPTSWAAGVAVVDALAWGEADDGLIERWSALPEFPQMLLRALMFRLAVHALHPRSTAAAFPGLARTAALVRLAV
- a CDS encoding ATP-dependent helicase, which codes for MTASTSAAQGLTRRWPAPASALLHPECQGVVRVLGGAGTGKSSLLVDTAVARISAGVDTESVLLLTGSGRPGGRLRAQLTSALLSASADPEQRSVVRQPLVRSLHAYAFAVLRLAAQRAGDPPPRLITSAEQDGIIRELLEGDLEDGALFWPQQLRPALGTAGFATELRDLLARCAERGIDPQQLQRLGRSARRPEWTAAGRFAQQYEQVMLLRSAVGMAAPQATVPALGAAELVGAALEAFATDPDLLTSEHARIGTLLVDDAQHLDPQAAHLVRALSAGAELTVLAGDPNQSVFGFRGADPALLLGGDSPTIELQVSHRCSPAVATAVNGLAARLPGAGPARVINGSGEQPGSVSALLAASDHAQATLIADVLRRAHLLDGIPWSQMAVVVRSVPRVAGLPRILAAAGVPVAPPSTRAPLADNAVVRALLTALAAGAGELTGEQAQLLLTGPIGRVDPVSLRQLRRSLRRFDNAGLSTVGDLLAATLRDGIPDGLAPAHARPLRRVRSVLDAVTGGQQQDPRSVLWEAWHRSGLQRRLLTLSERGGAGGARASADLDNVTELFAVTDSYVSHTAGASVAGLVRHVDSLGLPVRVAEPVAPPEAISIVSPHQAIDGEWDLVVIAGLQEGLWPNTVPRGGVLGTQRLLDTLDGIGDAVSVTAPLVAEERRLLITAAGRARRRLVVTAVEGEGSDADGLAIPSPFFAELAVYASSKGDDEVTLEPVAAPAVLSVPAVVGRLRAVVCAPAEAVDQHTRAGAAAQLARLAKAGVPGADPAGWYAMTPLSTRDPLWSGDQHTVTLSPSTLQTLQDCPLRWLLERHGGADARELRSTIGTLVHALIAQPGRTENQLNADLDAIWQELPFEAQWFARNELARHREMLGAFTEWHSQTRRELTEVGVEVDIDGDVAAADDDGPGVRVRGRVDRLERDAEGRLVVVDVKTGKTPVSKDDAQKHAQMALYQLAIAEGVLPGEATPGGARLVYVGKSTAGGAAERVQDPMAPQTREQWRAQVRAAAAATAGPQYVARVNDGCGHCPIQPFCPAHKVGKEQA
- a CDS encoding UvrD-helicase domain-containing protein; this translates as MTSVEVRYQPAELAAALGLPRPTDEQAAVISAAPGPLVVIAGAGAGKTETMAARVVWLVANGFAHPGQVLGLTFTRKAAGQLLRRVRSRLSRLAGTGLAAIESADPVTVSTYHAFAGTLLREHGLLLPVEPDSRLLSETELWQLAYDVVCSYPGDLDTTKTPAAVTAMVLRLSGQLAEHLVSTDQLRDTHVELERLVHTLPAAPYQRDRGPSQWLLRLSTAQTDRAELVPLIDALHQRLRAEKAMDFGMQMSAAARLASEHPQVGEQLRQRFRVVLLDEYQDTGHAQRVALSGLFGGGADDGLALTAVGDPIQSIYGWRGASATNLPRFTTDFPYADGTPAPTLELRTSWRNPPSTLRVANAISEEARQRSVAVRELRARPDADEGTVRCALLSDVEAERDWVADHIAGRYREAADAGAPPPTAAVLVRRNADAAPMAVALRARGVPVEVVGLAGLLAVEEVADVVAMLRLVADPASGAAAMRVLTGPRWRLGGADIAALWRRARQLVVTPVPGTPDVGEIVAQLAPDADTACLADAICDPGAAEAYSQAGYRRITALGEELTTLRAHLGYSVSDLVAEVRRVSGIDVEAMAVPTGADGRTGSEQLDAFADVVDAYAARGATGAGNDIAGLLAYLDAAREVENGLAPAELTVASDRVQILTVHAAKGLEWQVVAVPHLAGRVFPSTAARSTWLTDAGELPPLLRGDRAGLGDHGVPVLDTSAVTNRKQLSDTVTAHRSQLDQRRVDEERRLLYVAITRAEDTLLLSGHHWGATESKPRGPSEFLIELKDIIDTAAAEGRPCGVVEHWAAEPAEGESNPLRDTVIEALWPVDPAADHRTDIESGAALVQAAMSAGAPAGDNEWSADVDALLAERERTPWQPSTVLPGQLSVSNLVELGRDRAAAVRRFHRRMPVRPDPFALLGTAFHDWVQRFYGAERLFDLADLPGAVDAELAAAEADELADLQASFMASPWASRTPTDVEVPFEMMVGEVVVRGRIDAVFSDKDGGITVLDWKTGVPAAGQEAQKHAAVQLGVYRLAAAALYGVAESEVRAVFHYVRSGQTVTPEVLPDAAMLAELVGQDA
- the nudC gene encoding NAD(+) diphosphatase encodes the protein MTVVDFQLRNVPLLSRVGADRSDQLRTDIDAAIAGWADAAVLRVDSRGQVLISNGHVVLGTTAGLGDKPPADAVFLGRIDGGRHVWAIRATLEPPQDGADSHVLDLRRAGTVFDDVSSQLVASATALLNWHDSARFSSVDGAPTTPVKAGWSRVNSVTGHEEFPRIDPAVICLVHDGGDRVVLARQTVWPDRMFSLLAGFVEAGESFETCVRREIAEEVGLTVHDVRYLGSQPWPFPRSLMVGFHAVGDPDEPFAFNDGEIAEAHWFTRAQVRAALEIGDWSSAAASESKLLLPGSISIAREIIESWAYASD